From the Hymenobacter yonginensis genome, one window contains:
- a CDS encoding DUF4293 domain-containing protein, translated as MIQRIQSVFLLLLALCMIAVLFLPLWHKVDPTTGQELTMTALGFSYNKTGAGLTPPGTVWVIAAFAAASAAVALFEIFQFRNRFLQLKLGMLNLLLILCTIGAGFYFSTLGEQALNVKMLGSYQAGFYLPTLALLLNLLANRFIRRDEQLVRSMDRLR; from the coding sequence ATGATACAAAGAATCCAAAGCGTATTCCTGCTGCTGCTGGCGCTGTGCATGATAGCCGTGCTGTTTCTGCCCCTCTGGCACAAAGTCGACCCCACCACCGGCCAGGAGCTGACCATGACGGCTCTGGGATTTAGCTACAACAAAACCGGCGCAGGCCTCACGCCACCCGGCACAGTTTGGGTTATTGCAGCGTTTGCAGCGGCTTCGGCGGCGGTGGCGCTGTTCGAGATTTTCCAGTTCCGCAACCGGTTCCTGCAGCTCAAGCTGGGCATGCTCAACCTGCTGCTGATTCTGTGCACCATCGGGGCTGGCTTCTACTTCTCCACCCTGGGCGAACAGGCGCTCAACGTGAAGATGCTGGGCTCCTACCAGGCCGGCTTCTACCTGCCCACGCTGGCGCTGCTGCTGAACCTGCTGGCCAACCGCTTCATCCGCCGCGACGAGCAGCTGGTACGCAGCATGGACCGCCTTCGGTAG
- a CDS encoding 4Fe-4S dicluster domain-containing protein has protein sequence MHFSIQNLLFLLVAVAGFGLFAWQARKIRANILVGRDRDMSGHVNERLWKTLLVAFGQQKMFKRLTPAFLHLIVYVGFIVINIEVIEIMVDGLFGTHRFLQFLGPLYDALTATNEVLGALVVLAVVAFWWRRNASVVRRFTGPELRAWPKLDANVILYVEVILMVALFTMNAADLKLHQLEGKDLPGAFPISSLLTGLFPDNLTALAVLERVGWWAHIVGILLFLNYLPSSKHFHIIMAFPNVFYSRLVPQGQFSNVDSITYEVKAMMDPSYQVPAPATNPDGSAAAPTPFGAKDVDDLAWTNLLNAYSCTECGRCTSVCPANLTGKLLSPRKIIMDTRDRVEEKYNSPLIFHPSLYGPEAKHNPQEQLDKENHTLLRGYVTPEELWACTTCNACVEACPVNINPLESIIEMRRFLVLEESAAPNSLNVMFSNIENNGAPWAFSPSDRFNWADDLFVTEKTPVTA, from the coding sequence GTGCATTTCTCTATTCAAAACCTCCTCTTCCTGCTGGTGGCGGTAGCGGGCTTCGGCCTGTTTGCCTGGCAGGCGCGGAAGATCCGGGCCAATATCCTCGTCGGGCGCGACCGGGACATGAGCGGCCACGTTAATGAGCGCCTCTGGAAGACGCTGCTGGTGGCCTTCGGGCAGCAGAAGATGTTCAAGCGCCTCACGCCGGCTTTCCTGCACCTGATTGTCTACGTCGGCTTCATCGTCATCAACATTGAAGTCATTGAAATCATGGTGGACGGCCTGTTTGGCACCCACCGGTTTCTGCAGTTTCTGGGGCCGCTCTACGATGCCCTGACTGCCACCAACGAGGTACTGGGCGCACTAGTGGTGCTGGCCGTGGTGGCCTTCTGGTGGCGCCGCAACGCCAGCGTGGTGCGCCGTTTCACCGGCCCCGAGCTGCGCGCCTGGCCCAAGCTCGACGCCAACGTGATTCTGTACGTGGAGGTGATTCTGATGGTGGCTCTGTTCACCATGAATGCCGCCGACCTGAAGCTGCACCAGCTGGAAGGCAAGGACCTACCCGGCGCGTTTCCCATCAGCAGCCTGCTCACGGGTCTGTTCCCGGACAACCTCACGGCCCTGGCCGTGCTGGAGCGCGTGGGCTGGTGGGCGCACATTGTGGGCATCCTGCTGTTTCTGAACTACCTGCCCAGCAGCAAGCACTTCCACATCATCATGGCCTTCCCGAACGTGTTCTACTCCCGGCTGGTGCCGCAGGGGCAGTTCTCGAACGTGGACAGCATCACCTACGAGGTGAAAGCCATGATGGACCCCAGCTACCAAGTGCCCGCTCCGGCCACCAACCCCGATGGCTCGGCCGCCGCGCCCACACCCTTCGGCGCCAAAGACGTGGACGACCTGGCTTGGACCAACCTGCTCAACGCCTACTCCTGCACCGAGTGCGGCCGCTGCACCTCGGTGTGCCCGGCCAACCTCACCGGCAAACTCCTCTCGCCCCGCAAAATCATCATGGATACCCGGGATAGGGTAGAGGAGAAGTACAACTCGCCGCTGATTTTCCACCCCAGCCTGTACGGCCCCGAGGCCAAGCACAACCCCCAGGAGCAGCTCGACAAGGAAAACCACACCCTGCTGCGCGGCTACGTGACGCCCGAGGAGCTGTGGGCCTGCACCACCTGCAACGCCTGCGTGGAAGCCTGCCCCGTGAACATCAATCCTCTGGAAAGCATCATCGAGATGCGTCGCTTCCTGGTGCTGGAAGAGTCGGCCGCCCCCAACTCCCTGAACGTGATGTTCAGCAACATCGAAAACAACGGCGCGCCGTGGGCCTTCTCGCCCTCCGACCGGTTCAACTGGGCCGACGACCTGTTCGTGACGGAAAAAACGCCGGTAACGGCCTAG
- the paaZ gene encoding phenylacetic acid degradation bifunctional protein PaaZ yields the protein MAQLLENYALGRWTAGSGDQHELYDASTGEVVAIADGEGLDFAAMLDYGRRVGNPVLRRMTFHERGRMLKALALHLDSKKEDFYTLSYRSGATRADSWIDIEGGIGNLFANASLRRKFPDTPFYAESDPIALSKAGNFMGHHLMVPKEGVAVHINAYNFPIWGMLEKIAVNLLAGMPAIVKPALPSAYLTEAVVREIIRSGILPEGALQLVVGTGHGLLEHVTYQDVVTFTGSAETGRKLKGHPRILAESVPFNMEADSLNAAVLGPDAVPGTVEFDLFIKEVRKEMTAKAGQKCTAIRRIIVPENLVEDVQIALGKALAQTTVGHPQAEGVRMGALAGLDQVKRVREQVQRLAQNTPIVYGDLDNVQVIGGDCKTGAFMSPIVLLNSEPFKFTDSHEIEAFGPVSTLMPYKNVGEAIELANMGRGSLVCSVATNSPATATEFVLGAATHHGRILVLNGEVAKESTGHGSPLPLLVHGGPGRAGGGQEMGGLRGVEHFMQRVAIQGSPSMITAITQVYQPKAKQIEKDKHPFQHYFEELEIGQTYTTHRHTVSEADITNFAQVSGDNFYAHVDATSLDGTLFTGRVAHGYYVLSKAAGMFVDPRKGPVLLNYGLDECRFTKPVYPGMTIGVKLTVKEKIAQEKRDEQDVAKGIVRWLVDVSDETGETVAVATILTMVKKKDQE from the coding sequence CTTCCACGAGCGAGGCCGCATGCTCAAGGCCCTAGCCCTGCACCTCGACAGCAAAAAGGAGGATTTCTACACCCTCAGCTACCGCAGCGGCGCCACCCGCGCTGACTCCTGGATTGACATCGAAGGCGGCATCGGCAACCTGTTCGCCAATGCCTCCCTGCGCCGCAAATTCCCCGATACGCCGTTCTACGCCGAGTCGGACCCGATTGCGCTGTCGAAGGCCGGCAACTTCATGGGCCACCACCTGATGGTGCCCAAGGAGGGCGTGGCCGTGCACATCAACGCCTACAACTTCCCCATCTGGGGCATGCTGGAGAAGATTGCCGTGAACCTGCTGGCGGGTATGCCGGCCATCGTGAAGCCGGCTTTGCCCTCGGCTTACCTCACGGAGGCCGTAGTGCGCGAAATCATCCGGTCGGGCATTCTGCCGGAGGGCGCGCTGCAGTTGGTGGTGGGCACGGGCCACGGCCTGCTCGAGCACGTCACGTACCAGGACGTCGTCACGTTTACGGGCTCGGCGGAAACCGGCCGCAAGCTCAAGGGCCACCCGCGCATTCTGGCCGAGTCGGTGCCGTTCAACATGGAGGCCGACTCGCTGAACGCCGCCGTGCTGGGCCCCGACGCCGTGCCCGGCACCGTGGAGTTTGACCTGTTCATCAAGGAAGTACGCAAGGAAATGACGGCCAAAGCCGGGCAGAAATGCACCGCCATCCGCCGCATCATCGTGCCCGAGAACCTAGTGGAAGATGTGCAGATTGCCCTGGGCAAAGCCCTGGCCCAGACCACCGTGGGCCATCCGCAGGCCGAGGGCGTACGCATGGGCGCCCTGGCCGGCCTCGATCAGGTGAAGCGCGTGCGCGAGCAGGTGCAGCGCCTGGCCCAGAATACGCCCATCGTGTACGGCGACTTGGACAACGTACAGGTTATCGGCGGCGACTGCAAAACCGGCGCGTTCATGTCGCCGATTGTGCTGCTGAACTCCGAGCCGTTCAAGTTCACCGACTCGCACGAAATCGAGGCCTTCGGGCCGGTGAGCACGCTGATGCCCTACAAGAACGTGGGCGAAGCCATCGAGCTGGCCAACATGGGCCGCGGGTCGCTGGTGTGCTCGGTGGCCACCAACAGTCCCGCCACCGCCACCGAGTTTGTGCTGGGCGCGGCCACGCACCACGGTCGCATTCTGGTGCTCAACGGCGAGGTTGCCAAGGAAAGCACTGGTCACGGCTCGCCACTGCCGCTGCTGGTGCACGGCGGCCCCGGCCGGGCCGGCGGCGGCCAGGAAATGGGCGGTCTGCGCGGCGTGGAGCACTTCATGCAGCGCGTGGCCATCCAGGGCTCGCCCAGCATGATTACGGCCATCACCCAGGTGTACCAGCCCAAGGCCAAACAGATCGAGAAGGACAAGCACCCCTTCCAGCACTACTTCGAGGAGCTGGAAATCGGGCAGACTTACACCACCCACCGCCACACCGTGTCGGAGGCCGACATCACCAACTTCGCGCAGGTATCGGGCGACAATTTCTACGCCCACGTCGACGCCACTTCCCTGGACGGCACGCTGTTTACGGGTCGCGTGGCCCACGGCTACTACGTGCTCAGCAAGGCCGCCGGCATGTTCGTAGACCCGCGCAAAGGCCCCGTGCTGCTCAACTACGGCCTCGATGAGTGCCGCTTCACCAAGCCCGTCTACCCCGGCATGACCATCGGCGTGAAGCTCACCGTCAAGGAAAAAATAGCCCAGGAGAAGCGCGATGAGCAGGATGTAGCCAAAGGCATCGTGCGCTGGCTGGTAGACGTGTCCGACGAAACCGGCGAAACCGTAGCTGTCGCTACCATTCTGACGATGGTGAAAAAGAAAGACCAGGAGTAG
- a CDS encoding (Fe-S)-binding protein: MAEQTAKRPVSVPLMADLAARGESPEILFWVGCAGAFDDRYKRVTRAFVRILEHVGVSYAVLGMEESCTGDPAKRAGNEFLFQMQAMTNIATLNGYGIKKVVTACPHCFNTIKNEYPALGGEFEVIHHSTFLQQLINEGKVTAKGGESFKGRRITFHDSCYLGRANNIYEAPREVLEVLDADLLEMKRCKTNGLCCGAGGAQMWKEPEPGKKDVNVERAEEALATLDGDADVLLNLQGVESTAPVLPAGSNRGGSVIAVACPFCMTMMADGVKNKERESDVQVFDLAELIASAEGLNA, translated from the coding sequence ATGGCTGAGCAAACTGCCAAGCGTCCCGTATCTGTTCCGTTGATGGCCGACCTGGCCGCCCGGGGCGAGTCGCCGGAAATCCTGTTCTGGGTGGGCTGCGCCGGCGCCTTCGACGACCGGTACAAGCGCGTGACCCGCGCCTTCGTCCGTATTCTGGAGCACGTGGGCGTGAGCTACGCCGTGCTGGGCATGGAGGAATCCTGCACCGGCGACCCGGCCAAGCGCGCCGGCAACGAGTTCCTGTTTCAGATGCAGGCCATGACCAACATTGCCACCCTCAACGGCTACGGCATCAAGAAGGTGGTAACGGCTTGCCCGCACTGTTTCAACACCATCAAAAACGAGTACCCCGCGCTGGGAGGCGAGTTTGAGGTGATTCACCACAGCACTTTCCTGCAGCAGCTCATCAACGAGGGCAAGGTGACGGCCAAAGGCGGCGAGTCTTTCAAAGGTCGCCGCATCACCTTCCACGACTCCTGCTACCTGGGCCGCGCCAACAACATATACGAAGCGCCCCGCGAGGTGCTGGAGGTGCTCGATGCCGACCTGCTGGAAATGAAGCGCTGCAAAACCAACGGCCTCTGCTGCGGAGCCGGCGGTGCCCAGATGTGGAAAGAGCCTGAGCCCGGCAAAAAAGACGTGAACGTGGAGCGCGCCGAGGAAGCCCTGGCCACCCTCGATGGCGACGCCGACGTGCTGCTGAACCTGCAGGGCGTGGAAAGCACCGCCCCAGTGCTGCCCGCCGGCTCCAACCGCGGCGGCAGCGTCATTGCCGTGGCCTGCCCCTTCTGCATGACCATGATGGCCGATGGCGTAAAGAACAAGGAGCGCGAGTCCGACGTGCAGGTGTTCGACCTAGCCGAGCTGATTGCCTCCGCCGAAGGCCTCAACGCATAA
- a CDS encoding thiolase family protein yields the protein MPTAYIVDAVRTPIARFAGALSSVRPDDLAAHILRELLRRNPSLDKSAVEDVIIGAANQAGEDNRNVARMAALLAGLPITVPGCTVNRLCASGLQSITDASRAIMAGEGDVYLAGGAESMTRAPFVMAKSETAFGRELTAHDTTLGWRFVNPKLSKMHHPFAMGETAENVARKYGITRTEQDEFAFDSQRKYHRAAEKGRFRKEIAPVFVANPKGAAALFDTDEPPRLSSMEKLAAIRPAFQPIDGTVTAGNSAGINDGAAGVLVVSEAALKRFNLKPMARVVASAVAGVDPAYMGLGPVPATQKVLQRAGLTLQDIGLIELNEAFAAQSIACVRDLDLNMDIVNVNGGSIAIGHPLGAAGSRITATLLHEMQRRENVRYGLVTMCVGVGQGASVIYERM from the coding sequence ATGCCTACCGCTTACATAGTTGACGCCGTCCGGACGCCCATTGCCCGTTTCGCAGGCGCCCTGAGCAGCGTCCGTCCCGACGACCTGGCCGCCCACATTCTGCGCGAGCTGCTGCGTCGCAACCCTTCCCTCGATAAAAGCGCGGTAGAAGACGTGATTATCGGCGCCGCCAACCAGGCCGGCGAAGACAACCGCAACGTGGCCCGCATGGCGGCGCTGCTGGCCGGCCTGCCCATCACGGTGCCCGGCTGCACCGTGAACCGCCTGTGCGCCTCCGGCCTGCAGAGCATCACCGATGCCTCGCGTGCCATCATGGCCGGCGAGGGCGACGTGTACCTGGCCGGCGGGGCCGAAAGCATGACCCGTGCCCCGTTCGTGATGGCCAAGTCGGAAACCGCCTTTGGGCGCGAGCTGACGGCCCACGACACCACCCTGGGCTGGCGCTTCGTGAACCCCAAGCTGAGCAAGATGCACCACCCGTTTGCCATGGGCGAAACGGCCGAAAACGTGGCCCGCAAGTACGGCATCACGCGCACCGAGCAAGACGAGTTTGCCTTCGATTCGCAGCGCAAATACCACCGGGCCGCCGAAAAAGGGCGCTTCCGCAAGGAAATTGCGCCGGTGTTTGTGGCCAACCCCAAAGGAGCCGCCGCGCTGTTCGACACCGACGAGCCGCCCCGCCTGAGCAGCATGGAGAAGCTGGCCGCCATCCGGCCGGCATTTCAGCCCATTGATGGCACCGTGACAGCCGGTAATTCGGCTGGCATCAACGACGGCGCCGCGGGCGTACTGGTGGTGAGCGAGGCGGCCCTCAAGCGTTTCAACCTCAAGCCGATGGCCCGCGTGGTAGCGTCGGCAGTGGCGGGCGTCGACCCGGCCTACATGGGTCTGGGCCCGGTGCCGGCCACCCAGAAGGTATTGCAGCGCGCCGGCCTGACCTTGCAGGACATCGGCCTGATTGAACTCAACGAGGCCTTCGCCGCCCAAAGCATTGCCTGCGTCCGCGACCTGGACCTGAACATGGATATCGTGAACGTGAACGGCGGCTCCATTGCCATCGGACACCCGCTGGGCGCGGCCGGCTCGCGCATCACGGCCACGCTGCTGCACGAAATGCAGCGCCGCGAAAACGTGCGCTACGGCCTCGTGACCATGTGCGTAGGCGTAGGGCAGGGCGCTTCCGTGATTTACGAGCGGATGTAG
- a CDS encoding DUF4476 domain-containing protein: protein MKKALLFCLSLLLLTAAHLQAAPANMNITSERGVPFNLRFDGRTLTRGGARQVHLDRVAAGVHWAEFMIPVSYGRSVSYRTRVFLDPGLETSFVLLTRPGRGPELRKVAAVPLRGGYGNGGYGNGGYGNGSYDGYGYGSAQGNSQQGADEDYDDDAYGNQPAPGQPGGYGSNGYPNGGSNNGYPNGNGYPSGGINGGGYYPGSSVSYNRVMAPQDVDALVAAVHRQSFDKDKLPMARLALSETGLRAEDLTRLMKELSFEDSKMELAKYGSSRVVDRQNLYRLNEGFTYSHSANELQEYLAQQAPR from the coding sequence ATGAAAAAGGCGCTACTCTTCTGCCTCAGCCTGCTGCTGCTGACGGCCGCCCACCTGCAGGCCGCTCCGGCCAACATGAACATCACCTCGGAGCGGGGCGTGCCCTTCAATCTGCGCTTCGATGGCCGCACCCTCACGCGCGGCGGCGCCCGCCAGGTACACCTCGACCGGGTTGCGGCCGGCGTACACTGGGCCGAGTTTATGATTCCGGTGAGCTACGGCCGCTCCGTCAGCTACCGCACCCGCGTATTTTTGGACCCCGGCCTGGAAACCAGCTTCGTGCTCCTGACGCGCCCCGGCCGTGGGCCCGAGTTGCGCAAAGTGGCCGCCGTGCCGCTGCGGGGCGGCTACGGCAACGGAGGCTACGGAAATGGCGGTTATGGCAATGGCAGCTACGATGGCTACGGTTATGGTAGTGCACAGGGCAACAGCCAACAGGGCGCTGATGAGGACTACGACGACGATGCTTATGGCAACCAGCCTGCTCCCGGCCAGCCCGGTGGCTACGGTAGCAACGGCTACCCCAACGGCGGCAGCAACAACGGTTATCCTAACGGCAATGGCTACCCCAGCGGCGGCATCAACGGCGGCGGCTACTACCCCGGCAGCAGCGTGAGCTACAACCGCGTGATGGCTCCGCAGGACGTAGACGCCCTGGTGGCCGCCGTGCACCGCCAGTCGTTCGATAAAGACAAGCTGCCCATGGCCCGCCTGGCCCTCAGCGAAACCGGCTTGCGCGCCGAAGACCTGACCCGTCTGATGAAGGAGCTGAGCTTCGAGGACTCGAAAATGGAGCTGGCCAAATACGGCTCCAGCCGCGTAGTAGACCGCCAGAACCTGTACCGCCTCAACGAAGGCTTCACCTACTCGCACTCAGCCAACGAGCTGCAGGAATACCTGGCTCAGCAGGCCCCGCGCTAA
- a CDS encoding OmpA family protein, with the protein MKKLLLVCAAAGSAALLSGCATSGSASKADKRFAQGEYETAIELYKADVAKGKNVATANYRVAEAYRLSNRIEQAESFYKAAIDGGVKAPDVLFYYGQALKANGKFDEAAQQFDAYTQASAGRALAPRAEMESRNAKMANTIMAMRSNNEVMALDQVNTPSSEFGSTLMPDTKELVFASGREGKKYLGNGENFSDLYAVKFDDAEKMTGGSVRKLEALFNTEDKHEASATYTPDGKTMVFARSNNGSKKGLLSVDLWISYFKNGAWSEPVLANINDRTADDFSPAFSADGQTLYFASGRKGGLGGNDIYKATLGPNGRFSPAENLGDQVNTAGNDNFPAVAPDGTLYFSSDGQPGLGKLDIFMVEKGKVKNLGTPINSAGDDFAPFFTSKNGGVFSSNRAGGKGSDDLYMFRQKPLRLVTFYADGTVMTRNEKTGAMAPASGETVTLYGRNGQKIQDVTADAEGKFSLKLDSAAANYALVADRPGFFTARAPLSTVGRKPAQDQLVNEMTDVRIPVALTLTEIVKNKAIRVENILYDYDKADIRPDAALELDKLVETLNDNPAITIELSSHTDSRGKDAYNQALSQRRAQSAVDYIISKGIDKARITAKGYGESRPEVKDAKTEDQFQRNRRTEFKVTKIAE; encoded by the coding sequence ATGAAGAAATTACTACTGGTCTGTGCTGCGGCCGGCTCTGCCGCCTTATTGAGCGGATGTGCTACCTCCGGCAGCGCCAGCAAAGCAGATAAGCGCTTTGCTCAGGGCGAGTACGAAACCGCTATTGAGCTCTATAAAGCCGATGTTGCGAAAGGTAAAAACGTGGCAACGGCCAACTATCGGGTGGCAGAAGCATACCGGCTGTCTAACCGCATTGAGCAGGCAGAAAGCTTTTACAAAGCGGCAATTGACGGGGGCGTAAAGGCGCCCGACGTGCTGTTCTACTACGGGCAGGCCCTGAAGGCCAACGGCAAGTTCGACGAAGCCGCCCAGCAGTTCGACGCTTACACCCAGGCCAGCGCCGGCCGGGCGCTGGCTCCCCGCGCCGAGATGGAATCCCGCAATGCCAAGATGGCCAACACCATCATGGCGATGCGCTCCAACAACGAGGTGATGGCGCTGGACCAAGTGAACACGCCTTCCTCGGAGTTCGGCTCGACCCTGATGCCGGACACCAAGGAGCTGGTGTTTGCCTCCGGCCGCGAAGGCAAGAAGTACCTGGGCAACGGCGAGAACTTCAGCGACCTATACGCCGTGAAGTTTGATGATGCCGAGAAAATGACCGGGGGCTCGGTGCGCAAGCTGGAGGCTCTCTTCAACACTGAAGACAAGCACGAGGCCAGTGCCACCTACACGCCGGATGGCAAAACGATGGTGTTTGCCCGCTCCAATAACGGCTCCAAAAAAGGCCTGCTGAGCGTGGATCTGTGGATTTCCTACTTCAAGAATGGCGCTTGGAGCGAGCCGGTACTGGCCAACATCAACGACCGTACGGCCGACGATTTCTCGCCGGCTTTCAGTGCCGACGGCCAGACGCTGTACTTTGCCTCGGGCCGCAAAGGAGGCCTCGGCGGCAACGACATCTACAAAGCCACGCTGGGCCCCAACGGCCGCTTCTCGCCCGCCGAAAACCTGGGCGACCAGGTGAACACCGCCGGCAACGACAACTTCCCGGCCGTAGCGCCGGATGGCACGCTCTACTTCTCCTCCGACGGGCAGCCCGGCCTGGGTAAGCTCGACATATTTATGGTGGAGAAGGGCAAGGTGAAAAACCTGGGCACGCCCATCAACAGCGCCGGCGACGACTTCGCACCGTTTTTCACCAGCAAGAACGGGGGCGTGTTTTCCTCCAACCGCGCCGGTGGCAAGGGCTCGGATGACCTGTACATGTTCCGCCAGAAGCCGCTGCGCCTCGTGACCTTCTACGCCGATGGCACGGTGATGACCCGCAACGAGAAAACCGGTGCCATGGCCCCCGCCAGCGGCGAAACCGTGACGTTGTACGGCCGCAACGGCCAGAAAATCCAGGACGTGACGGCTGATGCCGAAGGCAAGTTCAGCCTGAAGCTAGATTCGGCAGCGGCCAACTACGCGCTGGTAGCCGACCGGCCGGGCTTCTTCACGGCCCGGGCGCCGCTGAGCACCGTGGGGCGCAAGCCTGCCCAGGACCAGCTGGTGAACGAAATGACCGACGTGCGGATTCCGGTGGCGCTGACGCTCACGGAAATCGTGAAAAACAAGGCCATCCGCGTCGAGAACATTCTTTACGACTATGATAAGGCCGATATCCGTCCGGATGCGGCGCTGGAGCTGGATAAGCTGGTGGAAACCCTCAACGACAACCCCGCCATCACCATCGAGCTGAGCTCCCACACCGACTCGCGCGGCAAAGACGCCTACAACCAGGCCCTGTCGCAGCGCCGGGCGCAGTCGGCCGTAGACTACATCATCTCGAAGGGCATTGACAAGGCCCGCATCACGGCCAAAGGCTACGGCGAGAGCCGGCCGGAGGTGAAGGACGCCAAAACCGAAGACCAGTTCCAGCGCAACCGCCGCACCGAATTCAAGGTGACCAAGATTGCCGAATAG
- a CDS encoding GNAT family N-acetyltransferase → MTFVWKPATETNNLMANLLLTPTLPLPQPGACLRPWQPADAPALAGYANDRSIWQNLRDTFPHPYTTHDAEYFLAAVADNQRDLHLAFAVDGVAVGSIGVHFKSDVRRRSAEIGYWLARPYWGQGLATAAVQAVAAYVLANFDVCRLYAVVFEPNAASARVLEKAGFALEATMRKSVVKDGQMLDSRLYALVV, encoded by the coding sequence ATGACGTTCGTATGGAAACCAGCAACTGAAACCAACAACCTAATGGCCAACCTGCTGCTTACGCCTACGCTTCCTCTGCCTCAGCCGGGCGCGTGCCTGCGGCCCTGGCAGCCGGCCGATGCCCCGGCCCTGGCTGGCTACGCCAACGACCGGAGCATCTGGCAGAACCTGCGCGACACGTTTCCGCATCCTTACACCACCCACGACGCCGAGTACTTCCTGGCCGCCGTGGCCGACAACCAGCGCGACCTGCACCTGGCGTTTGCCGTTGACGGCGTGGCCGTAGGCAGTATTGGGGTGCATTTTAAGAGCGACGTGCGCCGCCGCTCGGCTGAAATCGGCTACTGGCTGGCGCGGCCGTATTGGGGGCAGGGGCTGGCTACGGCGGCCGTGCAGGCCGTGGCGGCCTACGTGCTGGCGAACTTCGACGTCTGCCGGCTGTATGCCGTGGTGTTTGAGCCCAACGCCGCCTCGGCGCGGGTGCTGGAAAAGGCCGGCTTTGCGCTGGAAGCCACGATGCGCAAAAGCGTGGTGAAAGACGGCCAGATGCTGGACTCCCGCCTCTACGCGCTGGTGGTGTAA
- a CDS encoding enoyl-CoA hydratase/isomerase family protein, producing the protein MTTGTVTTHTTAEGISTIRFFHPSHNSLPGALLTQLAATITQTAQDEATKVIILESEGEKTFCAGASFDELIAIEDATQGLEFFSGFAKVINACRTSPKIIIGRVQGKAIGGGVGVAAATDYCFATTNASVKLSELVVGIGPFVVGPAVERKIGTAAFAQLALDAGEFRPAEWALQKGLYAELHDSAEALDAAVLAFARKLAAYNPEALTDLKRVIWQGTDHWDALLPERAAISGRLVLSDFTRDAIRQFKSR; encoded by the coding sequence ATGACCACAGGAACCGTTACCACCCACACCACCGCGGAAGGCATCAGCACCATCCGCTTCTTCCATCCCTCGCACAACTCGCTGCCGGGCGCGCTGCTCACCCAACTGGCCGCCACCATCACCCAGACCGCCCAGGATGAAGCCACCAAAGTCATCATTCTGGAAAGTGAGGGCGAGAAGACCTTCTGCGCTGGGGCCAGTTTCGATGAGCTGATTGCCATTGAGGACGCCACCCAGGGCCTGGAATTCTTCTCCGGCTTCGCCAAGGTGATTAACGCCTGCCGCACCTCGCCCAAAATTATCATCGGGCGGGTGCAGGGCAAGGCCATTGGCGGCGGCGTGGGCGTGGCCGCGGCCACCGACTACTGCTTTGCCACCACCAACGCCAGCGTGAAGCTGAGCGAGCTGGTGGTCGGCATCGGGCCGTTTGTGGTGGGGCCGGCCGTGGAACGCAAGATTGGTACGGCCGCCTTTGCCCAGCTGGCCCTCGATGCCGGTGAGTTCCGCCCCGCCGAGTGGGCGTTGCAGAAAGGCCTCTACGCCGAGCTGCACGATTCCGCCGAAGCCCTCGACGCGGCCGTGCTGGCCTTTGCCCGCAAGCTGGCCGCCTACAACCCCGAGGCCCTCACCGACCTCAAGCGCGTCATCTGGCAGGGCACCGACCACTGGGATGCGCTGCTGCCGGAGCGCGCCGCCATCAGCGGCCGCCTCGTGCTGTCCGACTTCACCCGCGACGCCATCCGCCAGTTTAAGAGCCGGTAA